In one Rugosibacter aromaticivorans genomic region, the following are encoded:
- the merA gene encoding mercury(II) reductase, with the protein MTEITVNGMTCGSCATHVKDALEKIPGVNAAVVSYPESRAQVIANTDVSHDQMLAAIAALGYQGAIRVGDFKNDSGKRDALEGAGLHIAVIGSGGAAMAAALKAVDQGAKVTLIERGTIGGTCVNIGCVPSKIMIRAAHIAHLRRESPFDGGIAATAPAIDRSKLLAQQQARVDELRHAKYEGILDGNPAITVLHGEARFKDGQSLTIRLNDGGERVVSFDRCLVATGASPAVPPIPGLKDTPYWTSTEALVSDTIPERLAVIGSSVVALELAQAFARLGSQVTILARSTLFFREDPAIGEAVTAAFRAEGIKVLEHTQASHVAHVDDEFVLTTEHGEVRADKLLVATGRAPNTRSLALDAAGVTVTAQGAIVIDKGMRTSTPHIYAAGDCTDQPQFVYVAAAAGTRAAINMTGGDAALDLATMPAIVFTDPQVATVGLTEAEAHAQNIETDSRLLTLDNVPRALANFDTRGFIKLVVEASSGRLIGVQAVAPEAGELIQTAVLAIRNRMTVQELADQLFPYLTMVEGLKLCAQTFTKDVTQLSCCAG; encoded by the coding sequence ATGACAGAAATCACCGTGAACGGCATGACGTGCGGCTCCTGCGCCACCCATGTCAAAGATGCTTTGGAAAAAATTCCCGGCGTGAATGCCGCTGTGGTGTCCTACCCCGAAAGCCGGGCACAGGTCATAGCGAACACAGACGTGAGTCACGACCAAATGCTGGCCGCCATCGCCGCATTGGGTTATCAAGGCGCGATCCGGGTTGGTGATTTCAAAAACGATTCAGGAAAACGTGATGCACTTGAGGGCGCCGGTTTGCATATTGCCGTCATTGGCAGTGGCGGTGCAGCCATGGCGGCGGCGTTGAAAGCGGTGGATCAGGGCGCGAAGGTCACACTGATCGAGCGCGGCACCATCGGCGGTACCTGCGTCAACATCGGCTGCGTGCCGTCCAAGATCATGATCCGCGCTGCCCATATCGCTCATCTGCGCCGTGAAAGTCCATTCGACGGCGGCATCGCAGCGACCGCGCCTGCGATTGACCGCAGCAAACTGCTGGCGCAGCAGCAGGCCCGCGTCGATGAACTGCGCCACGCCAAGTACGAAGGCATCCTGGACGGTAATCCGGCCATCACCGTTCTGCACGGTGAAGCCCGTTTCAAAGATGGCCAGAGCCTTACCATCCGTTTGAACGATGGCGGCGAGCGCGTGGTGAGCTTCGACCGTTGCCTTGTCGCCACGGGTGCCAGCCCGGCCGTGCCGCCGATTCCCGGCTTGAAAGACACGCCGTATTGGACATCCACCGAGGCCCTAGTGAGTGACACCATTCCCGAACGCCTGGCCGTGATCGGGTCGTCGGTAGTGGCGTTGGAACTGGCGCAAGCCTTCGCCCGGCTGGGCAGCCAGGTCACGATCCTGGCGCGCAGCACGCTGTTCTTCCGCGAAGACCCGGCCATCGGCGAGGCTGTTACAGCCGCCTTCCGTGCCGAAGGAATCAAGGTGCTGGAACACACGCAAGCCAGCCACGTCGCACATGTGGACGATGAATTCGTGCTAACCACGGAACACGGTGAAGTACGTGCCGACAAGCTATTAGTCGCCACCGGACGCGCACCCAACACGCGCAGCCTGGCGCTGGACGCTGCGGGGGTCACCGTCACTGCGCAGGGAGCCATAGTCATCGACAAAGGCATGCGCACCAGTACACCACACATTTATGCCGCCGGCGACTGCACTGACCAGCCGCAATTCGTTTATGTGGCAGCGGCCGCCGGCACCCGTGCGGCCATCAACATGACAGGTGGGGACGCTGCCCTCGATCTGGCCACGATGCCGGCGATCGTGTTCACCGACCCGCAAGTGGCGACCGTGGGCTTGACAGAGGCCGAAGCACATGCACAAAACATCGAGACCGACAGTCGCCTGCTTACGCTGGACAACGTACCGCGTGCGCTGGCCAACTTTGACACCCGTGGCTTCATCAAGCTAGTGGTAGAGGCGAGTTCGGGCCGCTTGATTGGGGTGCAAGCCGTTGCGCCAGAAGCAGGCGAACTGATCCAGACCGCCGTGCTGGCCATTCGTAATCGAATGACGGTGCAGGAACTGGCTGACCAGTTGTTCCCGTACCTGACGATGGTCGAGGGGCTCAAGCTGTGCGCGCAGACCTTTACCAAGGACGTGACGCAACTGTCTTGTTGTGCTGGTTGA
- a CDS encoding ArsR/SmtB family transcription factor, with translation MNNRSLKDLLYEQVARVGKAVSSPKRLELLELLAQGEKTVEVLAGELSSDIKLTSAHLKALKEARLVTSRRDGKYMAYRLTGNDVATLWVVLRQVAEEHLLELRMALEQMVADPTKLSSVSRETLLAQARNGEVIVIDVRPADEFAVAHLPFARSMPMAELEKRLAELPRDKEIVAYCRGPFCLMSDEALTLLASHGYRVRKIRDGVSEWQAAGLAVEIEEKR, from the coding sequence ATGAATAATCGCTCATTGAAAGACCTACTGTACGAGCAAGTTGCGCGCGTGGGTAAAGCCGTATCAAGTCCGAAGCGGCTCGAACTGCTGGAATTGCTTGCACAAGGCGAAAAGACGGTGGAGGTACTGGCAGGGGAGTTGTCGTCCGATATCAAGCTCACTAGCGCGCATCTGAAGGCGTTGAAAGAGGCCCGACTCGTTACTTCGCGGCGTGATGGCAAGTACATGGCTTATCGGCTGACCGGAAACGACGTGGCGACCCTGTGGGTTGTCTTGCGACAAGTGGCCGAGGAGCACCTGCTGGAGCTGCGAATGGCGCTGGAACAAATGGTCGCCGACCCCACCAAGCTCTCTTCGGTCAGCCGGGAGACGCTGCTTGCGCAGGCGCGCAATGGTGAGGTGATCGTGATCGACGTGCGTCCGGCCGACGAGTTTGCTGTGGCACACCTGCCGTTTGCCCGATCAATGCCGATGGCTGAGCTCGAAAAACGTCTGGCTGAGTTACCCCGCGACAAAGAGATCGTCGCCTATTGCCGGGGCCCGTTCTGCCTGATGTCCGATGAGGCGCTCACGCTACTGGCGTCGCATGGCTACCGGGTCCGCAAAATCCGCGATGGTGTGAGCGAATGGCAGGCGGCAGGCTTGGCCGTCGAAATTGAAGAGAAAAGATGA
- the merF gene encoding mercury resistance system transport protein MerF, which yields MKDRKTLLRASVISTVLVALCCFTPILAVMFGVVGLSALTDYRDYVLLPVLAVFIGLTIYAIQRKRQADACWTPNSTGVKK from the coding sequence ATGAAAGACCGGAAAACACTGCTGCGGGCCAGCGTCATTAGCACGGTTCTCGTGGCACTGTGCTGTTTCACACCGATTCTGGCGGTTATGTTTGGCGTGGTGGGCTTGTCCGCTCTCACCGACTACCGGGACTATGTGCTGCTGCCCGTGCTGGCGGTTTTCATCGGCTTGACCATCTACGCCATCCAGCGAAAACGCCAAGCCGATGCCTGCTGGACCCCGAATTCCACTGGAGTAAAAAAATGA
- the merT gene encoding mercuric ion transporter MerT, translated as MSEPKNGRGALFAGGLAAILASTCCLGPLVLVALGFSGAWIGNLTVLEPYRPVFIGAALVALFLAWRRIFRPTAACKPGEVCAIPQVRSTYKLIFWVVAVLILVALGFPYVVPFFY; from the coding sequence ATGTCTGAACCAAAAAACGGGCGCGGTGCGCTCTTCGCCGGCGGGCTGGCCGCCATCCTTGCCTCTACTTGTTGCCTGGGGCCGCTGGTTCTGGTCGCCCTGGGGTTCAGTGGGGCCTGGATCGGCAACTTGACGGTGCTGGAGCCGTACCGCCCGGTTTTCATCGGCGCGGCGCTGGTCGCGCTGTTCCTCGCCTGGCGACGCATCTTCCGACCAACCGCAGCCTGCAAGCCGGGCGAGGTCTGCGCGATTCCGCAAGTGCGCAGCACCTACAAGCTCATTTTTTGGGTCGTGGCCGTGTTGATCTTGGTCGCGCTCGGTTTTCCCTACGTTGTGCCATTTTTCTACTAA
- the merR gene encoding Hg(II)-responsive transcriptional regulator yields the protein MQTIFENLTIGTFAKAAGVNVETIRFYQRKGLLPEPDKPYGSIRRYGKEDVTRVRFVKSAQRLGFSLDEIAELLKLEDGSYCIEAREQAERKLADVRAKLADLTGIEHVLAELVERCCEARGRVRCPMIAALQQA from the coding sequence ATGCAAACTATTTTTGAGAATCTGACCATTGGCACCTTCGCCAAGGCCGCCGGAGTCAATGTGGAGACGATCCGGTTCTACCAACGCAAGGGCCTGTTGCCGGAGCCGGACAAGCCTTACGGCAGCATTCGCCGGTATGGTAAAGAGGATGTGACGCGGGTGCGCTTCGTGAAATCGGCCCAGCGGCTGGGCTTCAGCCTGGACGAGATCGCCGAACTGCTCAAGCTCGAAGATGGGTCGTATTGTATCGAGGCCCGCGAGCAGGCCGAGCGCAAGCTGGCCGACGTGCGTGCCAAACTGGCCGACCTCACCGGCATCGAGCATGTGCTCGCGGAACTTGTCGAGCGTTGTTGCGAGGCGCGTGGGCGGGTGCGCTGCCCGATGATCGCCGCCCTACAGCAAGCATGA
- the merP gene encoding mercury resistance system periplasmic binding protein MerP, translating into MREARYAGTKKLFASLALVAVVAPVLAATQTVTLSVPGMTCAACPITVKKSISKVEGVSKTDVNFDKREAVVTFDDAKTNVQKLTKATEDAGYPSSVKK; encoded by the coding sequence ATGCGCGAAGCGCGTTATGCCGGAACTAAAAAACTGTTTGCTTCCCTCGCTCTCGTCGCCGTCGTTGCCCCCGTGTTGGCCGCCACCCAAACCGTCACGCTGTCCGTGCCAGGCATGACCTGCGCTGCCTGTCCGATCACGGTCAAAAAATCCATCTCGAAAGTCGAGGGTGTAAGCAAGACCGACGTTAATTTCGACAAGCGTGAGGCCGTCGTCACTTTCGACGACGCCAAAACCAACGTCCAGAAATTGACCAAGGCGACCGAGGACGCGGGCTATCCTTCTTCGGTCAAGAAATAA